The following DNA comes from Capsicum annuum cultivar UCD-10X-F1 chromosome 7, UCD10Xv1.1, whole genome shotgun sequence.
TTTGTTTCGAGACATTAAAGGACAAACACTTCAAAGGTACTCTGTATGTTAATGTTCAGAATCCTGTAGTTGTCgggcttttatttaaatatttgattACAAAATGTTTTATCAAATTGACAATATGATGCCATCACTTGCTAGATTTTTTATGcagaaatttctttctttaattcaTGCTGACTAACAGaaaagagtgtgtgtgtgtgtgtgtttccctCTTGGCTAATTGATTAATTCTTCAGTTTCCCATTTATATAATGTATCTTTTGGTCCTCTGTAATTCAATAAATGACATCATAACTctaattaaatcatataattaaacaAATCATTCCATTTAATTGACATtgaattttggtttggttattttataaCACTCTAAAAAATGAGTTTCCGTGATTTAATGGAAAAGATATCTTTGTATAAGTTATATAACGTTTGATAGCTAGTGAGGAAGTAAGttactatataaaattaatataacgTTTAGTTTGCAATTTGGAAACCTGCATAACTAATGCATGTACAAGTTATGAGAGAATTGATATATTATCGAAGATGGCTAGCTAATACTCGGATAATTAATACCTGCATAATTTTCACCAGCTGCCAAAGATTGTTGTAGGGTGTTCGTTGGGTCTATCATTCTCTTGTGTACTTGAACCTGCAATTATGGCCTATTTTTTGAGATGTGCACTTCTGGTAAAGAGTAGTGATCCTATTGTATTGATTGTTTTCCAGGCATGTTCAAACGCGGAAACAGGATGCTGAAACAACGAAATAATGCCCAAAGTATACGAATGCCTGTTATTACTGCATTTTGCATTGTAATTTGTGTTCTAGTTTGGGTTTTATATAGGGAAAGTGGAGAAAAATCTGATTCATTTTCTGGTGtaatcaaagaaaatttgaatagcTTTAGCTCTTCGGTTAAGTTAGACCCGACTGTGGAGTTCAGAAATGGGACAGATTTAATATGGCAAATCCCAGACTCACCCAAGGCAGTTCTCTTTCTGGCACATGGTTGTAATGGTAAAGCAGCTAACTTTTGGGACAGATCACCTAAGTGCCTAAATTGTGTGGGTCTACCAGAAGAAAGGCTTATCGTCCTTAGTGCCTTAGCTAGGAGATTTGCAGTTCTTGCTGTATCTAGTGCTGGGAGGTGCTGGTCGATGGAAGATGAAAGGTTGATCGTTAAAGATATTATCGAATGGTGGGTTGTGAAACAAAAGCTTCAAAGCCTGCCTCTTGTAGCTTTGGGTGCTTCATCTGGTGGATATTTTGTTTCGGTCCTTGCGACTGATTTAAGGTTCAGTAGCATAACAATAATGATTGCCGAGGGATTGTTTGATCGAATGGACATTCCGAAGAGTTACCCTCCTACCCTTTTTGTACACATGCCCAAAGATAAAACGAGAAGGTTGAAAATAGAGAGATACTTGACTCTCCTGAAGGGTGAAGGGATTGATGTTGCAGAGGTCAAATGCGTGGAGTTTGCATTGTCGCCTAATCTCTTAGCTGATAGAATTCCAGGTCTTGATCTAGCTACCTCTGTGAAGTTGTATAGTCTGTTCCAAGAAAAAGGTTTCATTGATACAAAAGGTTTCATGAGAAATGACGGGCGTGCAATACAGTGGAAACCGGCTCTCAAGGAGAGAGACGTTGTTCTACTGGACAAGTCCATCGCTGATCACATTCAAGAGGAAATGAATCTCGCATTTGCTTATCATGAAATGACTAGTTTGCAGTCTGAGAAAATTTTTAACTGGTTTGAAACTCATATGAGCTGATCAGATTCTAATGCTGTGTAGCTCTCCTCTATTCAGCAGGGTTAGAATATTGTTGCCATGGCTTTGGACTGGATGATAACAGAGTTCAGTAGTGTTGTGTGCTCATGTTATTTCACGAGGTTGAAGTCTAGTGGGAATAATAATTATGGTGACATTGTGATGAAAAATATTGTATCAGTGTTCAAACTCCATATACGTGACATGGGCTGCCTGCG
Coding sequences within:
- the LOC107878479 gene encoding uncharacterized protein LOC107878479, whose translation is MARASNLSSFFDRPTELFCFETLKDKHFKGMFKRGNRMLKQRNNAQSIRMPVITAFCIVICVLVWVLYRESGEKSDSFSGVIKENLNSFSSSVKLDPTVEFRNGTDLIWQIPDSPKAVLFLAHGCNGKAANFWDRSPKCLNCVGLPEERLIVLSALARRFAVLAVSSAGRCWSMEDERLIVKDIIEWWVVKQKLQSLPLVALGASSGGYFVSVLATDLRFSSITIMIAEGLFDRMDIPKSYPPTLFVHMPKDKTRRLKIERYLTLLKGEGIDVAEVKCVEFALSPNLLADRIPGLDLATSVKLYSLFQEKGFIDTKGFMRNDGRAIQWKPALKERDVVLLDKSIADHIQEEMNLAFAYHEMTSLQSEKIFNWFETHMS